A stretch of the Ktedonobacteraceae bacterium genome encodes the following:
- a CDS encoding FHA domain-containing protein: MEAVLNGPSGRINLGPGEITVGRLADNKLVVNDPKASSHHAIIRPAGQGYSITDLGSTNGTFVNERKLSPNSPTTLNPGDKIRIGDTTYSYEVVGAAPIAPTVYGGPGGLGYDPTVAAPSPYANNPSYLPTEAAASPYSQYEASPPPAYQPPLDYQAPPVQQPYAAPPPPAYSPYGAPAAQPAYGAAVGAVPGAGAPPARQSRRTLWIVLGVVGVVIVLAILLFAVVAANASTPTKTLDTFCNAIKNRDYQTAYNQLSSFRQTQISEADFANFFSSATSCSYSTPAVNGSSATTTLTFFTNSGSVNGATNMVQENGTWKIDAINFPTQ, translated from the coding sequence ATGGAAGCTGTACTGAATGGTCCTTCGGGGCGAATCAATCTGGGGCCTGGCGAGATTACGGTTGGCCGCCTGGCAGATAATAAACTGGTGGTGAATGATCCAAAGGCTTCATCACATCATGCTATTATTCGCCCGGCCGGTCAAGGCTATAGTATCACCGATCTGGGAAGCACGAATGGCACGTTCGTGAATGAACGCAAGCTCTCACCCAATTCCCCGACGACCTTGAATCCAGGGGATAAAATCCGCATCGGCGATACGACCTACTCCTATGAAGTGGTTGGAGCCGCTCCCATCGCTCCGACCGTCTATGGAGGACCCGGAGGCCTGGGATACGACCCAACAGTTGCTGCTCCTTCCCCTTACGCAAATAACCCATCCTACCTGCCCACTGAGGCAGCGGCCTCCCCATACAGTCAGTACGAAGCAAGCCCACCGCCTGCCTACCAGCCGCCGCTGGATTACCAGGCGCCACCGGTACAGCAACCCTACGCGGCACCACCGCCTCCCGCTTATTCTCCATATGGAGCACCAGCCGCGCAACCTGCCTATGGCGCAGCCGTTGGAGCAGTTCCTGGCGCCGGCGCACCTCCCGCACGGCAGAGCCGGCGCACACTCTGGATCGTGCTGGGCGTGGTGGGTGTTGTAATAGTACTCGCAATCCTTTTGTTCGCGGTTGTGGCAGCAAATGCATCCACTCCCACGAAGACGCTGGATACATTCTGCAACGCCATTAAAAATCGGGATTATCAAACTGCCTACAACCAGCTATCCAGTTTCCGCCAGACCCAGATCTCTGAGGCTGACTTTGCCAATTTCTTCTCTTCAGCCACTTCATGCTCCTACAGTACCCCTGCTGTGAATGGTAGTAGCGCAACAACGACCCTGACGTTTTTCACCAATTCAGGGTCAGTTAACGGGGCAACCAATATGGTACAGGAGAATGGTACCTGGAAGATCGATGCCATTAATTTTCCAACGCAATAG
- a CDS encoding FHA domain-containing protein translates to MQAALNGPMGRTVLEPAVLTIGSSPDNQLVLHDANVAEYQAEIRPDGQGYSITDLGSGSGTFVNGQRLAWDMPRKLNPGDTITIGDTTFTYEADSIPPWQSSSEQMQEVPPAGTAQPEAEANQQQEMPQQDHSISSGFSPAVPAATENTAYGVAIPEGTPPPAGGPSYWPPFPQQGYPGSSPGYPWAMPAPTVVPAAPPARRRRTWLWISLIVLVLLIAGGAALFYFARPTPEKTLDAYCQALQAQNYAAAYNQLATSLQNMETEPQYAATAQALGKTTSCMHSSANIIANTATATLTLVTSGHTYHGTVTLLQDSSNNWKISILLSSPEMTMTTFCNALASGDYQTAYSTLSSDLKSRNTEAQFETDFAGLTCSYSKIIVSGINAAADTTFKNASGSPASAIILLVEDHNSNNDWKINGIQ, encoded by the coding sequence ATGCAAGCAGCACTCAACGGCCCTATGGGAAGAACAGTCCTGGAACCGGCGGTTCTCACTATCGGAAGTAGTCCCGATAACCAGCTGGTACTGCATGATGCCAATGTAGCAGAATACCAGGCGGAGATTCGCCCGGATGGTCAGGGCTATAGCATCACTGACCTGGGAAGCGGCAGCGGTACGTTTGTAAATGGGCAGCGCCTGGCATGGGATATGCCCCGCAAACTGAATCCCGGCGATACGATTACCATCGGCGACACGACATTCACTTACGAGGCGGATAGTATACCCCCATGGCAAAGCAGTTCGGAGCAAATGCAAGAGGTTCCGCCAGCCGGAACTGCGCAACCAGAGGCCGAGGCGAATCAGCAACAAGAGATGCCCCAGCAGGATCACAGCATCTCTTCAGGTTTCTCTCCCGCCGTGCCTGCTGCTACAGAAAATACAGCGTATGGCGTAGCAATCCCAGAAGGAACGCCGCCGCCAGCTGGTGGACCGAGCTACTGGCCACCATTCCCGCAGCAAGGATATCCAGGCAGCAGCCCAGGTTATCCCTGGGCTATGCCAGCTCCCACTGTGGTGCCCGCGGCCCCGCCTGCACGTCGTCGCAGAACATGGCTATGGATTTCGCTCATCGTGCTTGTGCTGTTGATAGCAGGGGGAGCCGCACTTTTCTATTTCGCTCGCCCTACGCCTGAGAAGACGTTGGATGCATATTGCCAGGCCCTGCAAGCGCAAAATTATGCCGCGGCTTATAACCAGCTTGCGACTTCCTTACAAAATATGGAAACCGAGCCTCAGTACGCCGCCACCGCACAGGCCCTGGGCAAGACCACTTCCTGCATGCATAGTTCCGCCAATATCATTGCCAATACTGCAACCGCGACCTTGACGCTCGTTACATCGGGACATACCTATCATGGAACGGTCACGCTCTTACAGGACAGCAGCAACAATTGGAAGATCAGTATACTGCTTTCCTCACCTGAGATGACGATGACCACTTTTTGCAATGCCCTGGCAAGCGGTGATTACCAGACCGCCTATAGCACGCTCTCCAGCGATTTGAAAAGCCGAAACACGGAAGCGCAGTTTGAGACGGATTTCGCGGGTCTCACGTGTTCTTATAGTAAGATCATTGTCTCTGGAATCAACGCGGCAGCCGATACAACCTTTAAAAACGCGAGCGGGTCACCAGCCTCCGCGATCATCTTGCTCGTCGAGGATCATAATAGCAACAATGATTGGAAAATCAATGGCATACAATAA
- a CDS encoding FHA domain-containing protein: protein MRAALNSPSGQFMLGQDSVTIGRGRDNSIALNDAQASSRHAEIHPQGEGYVITDLGSTNGTFINSQRLAPNVPHELKPNDFIRIGSTEFSYQTYGADGNQESEATIANPNAWSNPSYAPTAGIPPAAPAPNYNPNAGAYPPPANYPPPTPDYPNYGTPPQQPYAPPVQPGQYNAYGQSGTTSPGLPVQPAAPARKSRLGLWIGLIVLLLIIIGAAAAAFWYVNRSTPTKTLQAYCNALQTNDAQEAYNQLSSQFQARVSLQQYKNSFNTGEQLLNSPVLGGIKSCTVSNVQENGSSATGTIVIAVNNSNRTFSFPTNLTDENGTWKINNTTRTPTT from the coding sequence GTGAGAGCTGCTCTTAACAGCCCATCAGGTCAATTTATGCTGGGGCAGGATAGTGTAACAATTGGTCGAGGCAGGGATAATTCGATTGCTTTAAATGATGCCCAGGCATCATCACGGCACGCCGAGATTCACCCGCAGGGTGAGGGCTACGTGATCACCGATCTCGGCAGCACCAATGGAACGTTCATCAATTCGCAGCGCCTGGCGCCGAATGTGCCTCATGAACTGAAGCCGAACGATTTTATTCGCATCGGCAGCACAGAATTCTCTTACCAGACGTATGGGGCAGACGGTAATCAGGAGTCTGAAGCAACGATTGCCAACCCGAATGCATGGAGCAATCCGAGTTACGCACCCACGGCAGGGATACCGCCCGCTGCCCCAGCGCCGAATTATAATCCAAATGCCGGAGCATATCCACCGCCTGCAAACTATCCACCGCCCACTCCGGATTACCCGAACTACGGCACGCCACCGCAGCAGCCATATGCGCCACCGGTTCAACCCGGTCAATATAATGCCTATGGTCAATCCGGCACAACCTCACCTGGACTGCCGGTACAGCCTGCCGCGCCTGCAAGAAAGAGCCGGTTGGGATTATGGATCGGGCTGATTGTTCTTCTGCTAATCATCATTGGCGCGGCGGCAGCAGCTTTCTGGTATGTGAATCGCTCCACGCCGACCAAAACATTACAGGCTTACTGCAATGCGCTTCAGACCAATGACGCGCAGGAAGCCTATAACCAGCTCTCCTCTCAGTTTCAGGCGCGAGTAAGCTTACAGCAGTATAAGAACTCTTTTAACACCGGAGAGCAATTGCTGAATTCGCCAGTTCTGGGGGGAATCAAGAGCTGTACAGTGAGCAATGTGCAAGAAAATGGCTCCTCGGCGACCGGTACAATCGTGATTGCCGTCAATAACAGCAACAGGACATTTTCTTTCCCCACAAACCTTACCGATGAAAACGGGACCTGGAAGATCAACAACACGACGAGAACACCGACAACCTAG
- the hutU gene encoding urocanate hydratase, producing the protein MPNTGDTSSTINSQAGSGPRTVRAPRGTALTAKSWLTEAPIRMIMNNLDPDVAEKPDELIVYGGIGKAARNWECFDRIVETLKNLDEDETLLVQSGKPVGVFKTHPDAPRVLIANSNLVPHWATWEVFRELDRKGLMMYGQMTAGSWIYIGSQGIIQGTYETFVEMGRQHFGGDLSGKWILTAGLGGMGGAQPLAATMAGASVLAVEVDQQHIQRRLHTGYCDTIASTLDEALDQIREATNLKQPLSIGLLGNAADIYPELVRRGIKPDMVTDQTSAHDVLNGYIPAGLSLAEAAELRQRDPEGYVKRAKESIAKQVRAMLEFYHQGIPVVDYGNNLRQVAYEAGVTNAFDYPGFVPAYIRPLFCRGIGPFRWVALSGDPEDIYKTDAKVKELIPDNPHLHRWLDMARQKIHFQGLPARICWVGLGERARLGLAFNEMVARGELRAPIVIGRDHLDSGSVASPNRETEGMKDGSDAVSDWPVLNALLNCASGATWVSFHHGGGVGMGFSQHAGQVIVADGTPAAAKRLERVLTNDPASGVMRHADAGYEEAIECAKENGLNLPMIF; encoded by the coding sequence ATGCCCAACACCGGTGATACCTCTTCTACCATCAATTCGCAGGCAGGAAGTGGGCCGCGCACTGTGCGTGCGCCACGTGGCACGGCGCTCACCGCCAAAAGCTGGCTCACAGAAGCGCCGATACGCATGATTATGAACAACCTCGACCCCGACGTGGCCGAGAAACCGGACGAGCTTATTGTTTACGGCGGCATCGGCAAGGCAGCGCGCAACTGGGAATGTTTCGACCGCATAGTCGAGACGCTCAAAAATCTGGACGAAGACGAAACTCTGCTCGTGCAATCGGGCAAGCCGGTCGGCGTGTTCAAAACCCATCCTGACGCGCCGCGCGTACTCATCGCCAACTCCAACCTGGTGCCGCATTGGGCAACCTGGGAGGTTTTCCGCGAACTCGACCGCAAGGGCCTGATGATGTACGGCCAGATGACTGCCGGTTCGTGGATTTACATCGGCAGCCAGGGTATCATACAGGGGACGTATGAAACCTTCGTGGAAATGGGCCGCCAGCACTTCGGCGGTGACTTATCCGGTAAATGGATACTGACCGCGGGTTTGGGAGGGATGGGTGGCGCTCAGCCATTGGCTGCCACCATGGCAGGCGCCTCCGTGCTTGCCGTTGAGGTAGACCAACAACACATCCAGCGCCGTCTGCATACTGGCTACTGCGATACAATCGCCAGTACGCTGGACGAGGCGCTCGATCAGATTCGCGAAGCAACCAATCTCAAACAACCGCTCTCTATCGGACTGCTTGGCAACGCGGCTGACATCTATCCTGAACTGGTGCGCCGCGGAATTAAGCCGGATATGGTCACCGATCAAACATCTGCGCATGATGTTCTGAACGGATATATTCCTGCCGGTTTGAGCCTTGCGGAAGCGGCGGAACTTCGCCAGCGTGACCCTGAAGGCTATGTCAAGCGGGCGAAGGAATCGATTGCGAAGCAGGTGCGCGCGATGCTGGAGTTCTACCATCAGGGAATTCCGGTCGTCGATTACGGCAACAACCTCCGTCAGGTGGCGTATGAGGCGGGTGTGACAAATGCGTTTGATTATCCCGGCTTTGTACCAGCTTATATCCGCCCGTTATTCTGCCGTGGCATCGGCCCGTTCCGTTGGGTGGCCCTCTCCGGTGACCCGGAAGATATTTACAAAACTGATGCCAAAGTAAAGGAACTGATCCCGGATAACCCGCATCTGCACCGCTGGCTGGATATGGCACGCCAGAAAATCCATTTCCAGGGCTTGCCTGCACGCATCTGCTGGGTGGGGTTAGGCGAGCGCGCAAGGCTTGGGCTGGCGTTCAATGAAATGGTCGCCAGAGGCGAACTCCGCGCACCAATAGTCATTGGCCGCGACCATCTTGATTCCGGCTCGGTCGCCAGCCCTAACCGTGAAACCGAAGGGATGAAAGACGGCTCCGATGCAGTTTCCGATTGGCCGGTACTCAATGCTCTGCTCAACTGCGCGAGTGGTGCGACCTGGGTCAGTTTCCATCACGGTGGCGGAGTCGGCATGGGCTTCTCACAGCACGCCGGGCAGGTAATAGTGGCCGACGGCACACCAGCAGCTGCAAAACGCCTGGAGCGGGTGCTGACCAACGACCCCGCATCCGGCGTTATGCGACATGCTGACGCCGGATACGAAGAAGCCATAGAGTGTGCGAAGGAAAACGGGCTTAATTTGCCGATGATTTTCTAG
- a CDS encoding M20 family metallopeptidase yields the protein MDLHSLVSGVRDYTQKHLPQYIEELRELCAIDSDSHYKPGLDLMAVKLGARMRKLGMQVNIVEREACGNDLTGSMHGEGSGNVLLLGHIDTVYPVGTAGERPLRIEGDIALGPGVCDMKGCILAAIYAIEALLAMGTRPFAELRFLCVSDEEILYRHSIDLIEAMCRNCQGALVLEAARANGDIVSSRKGNSGYTLVARGRSAHAGVEPEKGLNAITEIAHQVLQFQSLNGWREGITINPGLISGGTALNVVPEHAQARFDLRYLHSNDRNETEQRWQEMMKQKLVPGVDLTLEVSPDAKEPMVSTPVSLKLAGAAQEIAGFLGFPLNHVSTGGSSDGSYVSHFGVPVLDGLGPIGGLDHSPGEYLLLSSVASRSALLGGLLAIIGSQNMHE from the coding sequence ATGGACTTACACTCCCTTGTATCAGGTGTGCGTGACTACACACAGAAACACCTGCCACAGTATATTGAAGAGTTGCGCGAACTCTGCGCTATCGACTCGGATAGTCACTATAAACCCGGCCTCGATCTTATGGCTGTCAAATTGGGGGCACGCATGCGGAAACTCGGCATGCAGGTCAACATTGTCGAACGTGAAGCCTGCGGCAACGATTTGACCGGCAGTATGCACGGCGAGGGGAGCGGCAATGTGCTACTGCTCGGCCATATCGATACGGTCTACCCCGTTGGAACAGCTGGCGAACGCCCGCTGCGCATCGAGGGCGATATCGCCCTTGGTCCCGGCGTCTGCGATATGAAAGGCTGCATCCTGGCGGCCATCTACGCAATCGAGGCACTGCTGGCGATGGGGACACGTCCTTTCGCCGAGTTGCGGTTTCTCTGCGTCTCCGATGAAGAAATCCTGTACCGGCATAGCATCGATTTGATTGAGGCAATGTGCCGCAACTGCCAGGGAGCGCTGGTATTGGAGGCGGCGCGCGCAAATGGGGATATCGTCAGTTCCCGCAAAGGCAACTCCGGCTATACGCTGGTCGCGCGCGGTCGATCCGCACACGCGGGCGTTGAACCGGAGAAGGGATTGAACGCGATCACCGAAATCGCGCACCAGGTACTCCAATTTCAAAGCCTGAATGGTTGGCGCGAGGGCATCACTATCAACCCGGGTCTGATTTCGGGAGGAACAGCGCTCAATGTCGTCCCGGAACACGCGCAGGCACGCTTCGATCTGCGCTATTTACACAGCAATGATAGAAACGAAACCGAGCAGCGCTGGCAAGAAATGATGAAACAGAAACTCGTACCCGGTGTAGATTTGACATTGGAGGTTTCACCAGATGCTAAAGAACCGATGGTATCCACACCTGTGAGCTTGAAACTGGCAGGGGCCGCACAAGAGATCGCCGGCTTTCTCGGGTTTCCCCTGAATCATGTCAGTACAGGTGGTTCGTCAGATGGAAGCTATGTCTCACATTTCGGCGTGCCCGTTCTGGATGGCCTGGGGCCAATAGGTGGGCTTGATCATAGCCCCGGCGAATACCTTCTTTTAAGCAGCGTTGCGTCCCGTTCGGCTTTGTTAGGCGGCTTGCTTGCGATTATTGGTTCTCAGAATATGCATGAATAA
- a CDS encoding FAD-dependent oxidoreductase — translation MIDPDSELEARYQSIVATPDWYQTNIPCQVGCPAHTDVSTYIGLISQARFDEAYLLNRKCNVVPGVLGRTCARPCEPVCRRNKIDGKPIAICWLKRAAADHREYRHHAERPPITKEKKVAIVGAGSAGLACARDLREMGYPVTVYEADPVAGGVMVNGIPVWRLPRSVTYEECNEYMDDLGVEMHYNTRVGRDVMLTDLLKQYDAVYLAAGCYISNPLTGPDNKVIPGADLKGVEDGIKLLAKTNFGEPAFIGKKVIVLGGGFTAMDCCRTSVRFGAEKVYVLYRRSKEEMGSDEYEVDEAEFEHVEFQYLVTQLEVLSNDGIHASGLKLIRNKLGDPDASGRRRPIPIPGTEFVIEADTIIAAFGQYSDASWIQADELKLEVNKRSGVPLVDRETWMTSYPGLFAGGDYTEGSRNLISAIGDGRDAAIAINRYLGGEDKPAEPAEEVELPDYRRGMVDDYESIPFQMMPSLPLKERYSNTRETETGYTPAQAVEQARRCLQCQLNIMIDPSICILCSGCVDICPYDCISMEGLSRVVKGDPLHLGTETWQGGADMIIDEEKCIRCGLCIVRCPTDAISMVQFEVASPNDRWTVSKIPVLNIK, via the coding sequence ATGATTGATCCCGATAGTGAGTTGGAAGCACGATACCAGTCGATAGTGGCGACGCCCGATTGGTATCAGACGAATATTCCATGCCAGGTAGGCTGCCCGGCACACACAGATGTATCTACCTATATCGGCCTGATCTCGCAGGCACGCTTCGATGAGGCGTACCTGCTGAACCGAAAGTGCAATGTCGTGCCCGGCGTGCTTGGTCGCACGTGCGCGCGTCCCTGTGAGCCTGTGTGTCGTCGCAACAAGATCGACGGCAAGCCGATAGCCATTTGCTGGTTGAAGCGCGCCGCCGCCGATCACCGCGAATACCGGCATCATGCCGAGCGGCCGCCGATTACTAAAGAGAAGAAGGTGGCGATTGTCGGCGCGGGTTCAGCGGGATTGGCCTGCGCGCGCGACCTGCGGGAAATGGGCTACCCTGTCACGGTCTACGAGGCCGACCCCGTTGCAGGCGGCGTGATGGTGAACGGTATTCCGGTATGGCGTTTGCCGCGCTCGGTTACATATGAAGAGTGCAACGAATACATGGACGACCTGGGCGTAGAGATGCACTATAATACGCGTGTTGGGCGCGATGTCATGCTTACCGACCTGCTGAAACAGTATGACGCGGTCTATCTGGCGGCGGGCTGCTACATTTCTAATCCTCTGACCGGCCCGGATAACAAGGTCATTCCAGGAGCGGACCTGAAAGGCGTGGAGGATGGCATCAAGTTGCTGGCCAAGACCAATTTCGGTGAGCCTGCCTTCATCGGCAAAAAGGTTATCGTGCTGGGCGGCGGCTTCACGGCTATGGACTGCTGCCGGACCTCGGTGCGCTTTGGCGCCGAAAAGGTCTACGTGTTGTATCGCCGTTCAAAAGAGGAAATGGGTTCCGACGAGTACGAGGTCGATGAGGCAGAGTTCGAGCATGTCGAGTTCCAATACCTCGTCACGCAGCTCGAAGTATTGAGCAACGATGGCATCCACGCCAGCGGCCTCAAATTGATTCGCAACAAGCTGGGCGATCCCGACGCCAGCGGGCGTCGCCGTCCGATACCCATTCCCGGCACCGAATTTGTGATCGAGGCCGATACGATTATCGCGGCATTTGGCCAGTATAGCGATGCATCATGGATACAGGCCGATGAATTGAAGCTGGAGGTCAACAAACGCTCAGGCGTACCGCTGGTGGATCGGGAAACCTGGATGACCAGTTACCCCGGCCTCTTCGCAGGTGGCGACTATACCGAAGGCTCGCGCAATCTGATCTCTGCCATCGGTGATGGGCGCGACGCGGCGATTGCCATCAATCGCTATCTCGGCGGCGAAGATAAGCCCGCTGAACCAGCTGAAGAGGTCGAACTGCCTGATTACCGGCGCGGCATGGTTGATGACTACGAGTCTATCCCGTTCCAGATGATGCCCTCTCTACCACTGAAGGAGCGCTACAGCAACACACGCGAGACTGAGACAGGCTACACGCCCGCGCAGGCGGTAGAGCAGGCCCGGCGCTGCTTGCAATGCCAGTTGAATATCATGATTGATCCATCAATCTGTATTCTCTGTTCTGGCTGCGTCGACATCTGCCCCTACGACTGCATCAGTATGGAGGGACTTTCGCGTGTGGTCAAAGGCGACCCGCTGCACCTGGGAACGGAAACCTGGCAAGGCGGCGCCGATATGATCATCGACGAGGAGAAGTGCATCCGCTGCGGGCTGTGTATCGTGCGCTGTCCGACCGATGCCATCTCTATGGTGCAATTCGAGGTGGCCAGCCCTAATGACCGCTGGACCGTTTCGAAGATACCGGTGCTGAATATCAAGTAA
- a CDS encoding S53 family peptidase, with translation MRKITWSVLVLATLLSIFGSAAIAFAQSPSGSDPLAHLFAHPDFILKTTHGTQAPNISGFSPQQLSKAYAISQISKKDSGKGVTVAIDDACGNPHAQADLNAYDKAFGLKSTTIKVVQPEGTPCSDPGGWGVETDLDIQMVHDFAPKAKIVLEEARSASFSDLLNAAKDAYTKQGATIVSMSFGGNEFSGETGSSADGIFSTGNSMGVSFTASSGDSGCGAQYPAASPFVTSVGGTSLFINQDGSYKSESAWNGSGGGTSAFESRPSYQNGFNNNSKRGIPDVAMVADPNTGVAMYDSDIGGFIVVGGTSVAAPLWAGVLARVNQKRAHSMQNADNELYNVASNSSKYATDYHDITTGSSGGICSAKTGYDFVTGLGTEVGNALVPDLIAAP, from the coding sequence ATGCGAAAAATTACCTGGTCAGTACTCGTCCTGGCCACCCTGCTGAGCATCTTTGGTTCAGCGGCAATCGCTTTCGCGCAAAGCCCTTCGGGGTCGGATCCTCTCGCGCATCTTTTCGCGCATCCTGATTTTATTTTGAAAACCACGCATGGTACGCAGGCACCAAACATCTCAGGTTTTTCACCGCAGCAGCTGAGTAAAGCCTATGCTATCAGCCAGATCAGCAAGAAAGATAGCGGTAAGGGCGTTACCGTAGCCATCGATGACGCCTGTGGCAATCCTCACGCGCAGGCTGACCTCAATGCCTACGACAAGGCTTTTGGTTTGAAGAGTACCACGATTAAAGTTGTCCAGCCCGAGGGAACGCCCTGTTCAGACCCAGGCGGCTGGGGCGTCGAGACGGACCTGGATATCCAGATGGTGCATGATTTCGCGCCGAAGGCCAAGATCGTACTAGAAGAGGCGCGCAGCGCTTCCTTCAGCGACCTGCTTAACGCGGCCAAAGACGCTTACACAAAACAAGGTGCGACCATCGTTTCCATGAGCTTTGGTGGTAACGAGTTTTCCGGCGAGACCGGGTCAAGCGCTGATGGCATCTTCTCGACCGGCAATTCAATGGGTGTAAGCTTCACCGCCTCTTCTGGCGACAGCGGGTGCGGCGCCCAGTATCCTGCCGCTTCGCCATTCGTCACCTCTGTTGGCGGCACCAGCCTGTTTATCAATCAGGATGGCAGCTACAAGAGCGAGTCTGCATGGAATGGCAGCGGTGGTGGCACCAGTGCATTCGAAAGCCGCCCGTCCTACCAGAACGGTTTCAATAACAATTCGAAGCGTGGCATTCCTGATGTCGCTATGGTTGCCGATCCGAATACCGGCGTTGCCATGTATGACAGCGATATCGGCGGATTCATTGTCGTCGGTGGCACCAGCGTTGCTGCTCCTTTGTGGGCCGGTGTGCTGGCAAGAGTCAACCAGAAGCGCGCGCATAGCATGCAGAATGCCGACAACGAACTGTACAATGTGGCCAGCAATTCTAGCAAGTACGCAACCGACTACCATGACATTACGACTGGTAGCTCCGGTGGCATTTGCAGCGCCAAGACCGGCTATGACTTTGTAACCGGATTAGGTACCGAAGTTGGGAACGCGCTCGTTCCTGATTTGATCGCGGCTCCGTAA